The Leptospira sp. WS60.C2 genome includes the window GGCAAGGATTCTTTGCGCGATGTATCCACCACCTCCCGGTTCGGAACCAGGATACCAACTCGACCACCAAAGGACTGTTAATAAGATTAAAAAATGATCCCAAGGTAGGGATCCGTTCTCGCCATTTGGGAAAAATAAAATTTTGTTCTCTGGTAACTTTGACTTTAAATGTTCCAAACCTCCGATGGCGGGAAGGTTGATGGCAAAATAGGCAAATAGAATACATCCAAACCAAGCTAGAAAAAACTGAAAGACATCAATATAGGAGATACCACGCAATCCAGCAATCGATGTGTATAGAACACCAAAGAGTAATAAAGAAATCAAAATGAGAGAAGGATTTGTGTCTGGAAAAAAAACGGGGATGATCTTTAACATGGCAAGGTTGACCCAACCAAGGATTACCAAGTTTAACAAAAAACCGATGACGAAGGCTTTGAATCCTCGTAAGAACTCTGCTTCTCTTCCACTGTATCGAATTTGAATGAGTTCTAGATCTGTAGTTGCACCAGAACGTTTCCAGAGCTTGGAAAAGAAAAATACAGTGACAAAACCACCTACAGCCATATACCACCAGATCCAGTTTCCAGAAATTCCCTGGGATCTTATAATCTCTGTTACGGCAAGGGGGGTATCGGCAGCAAAGGTAGTCGCAACCATTGCTGTCCCTGCCACAAACCAACTGAGACTTCCTTCTGCTTGGAAGTATTCTTTGGTAGATGTGGTTTTGGATCGGAAGCGATATAAAATAAGAAAGATAACAATAAAAGGAAAGAGAAAAAAGAAATAATCTAAGATATGAAATGAATTCATAATCTTACTTTGATACCCATTTCTTTCATCGTTTGTTTTGTCTCTTGGATGGAAAATTCCCCAAAATGAAAGATGGATGCCGCAAGTACGGCATCTGCTCCGCCTCGTAAAATCACTTCGGCCATATGTTCGGGATTTCCAGCTCCACCAGATGCGATGATTGGAATCGATAAATGGGATGTGAAAAGTTTCATTAGATTGATATCAAATCCATCTTTTGTGCCATCTTTATCCATTGAAGTGAGTAAAATTTCCCCAGCACCCATCTCCTGTGCTTCTTTTCCCCAATCAAGGGCGTCTCTTCCCGTTTCGGTTCTCCCACCGCTGAGATAGACCTCATACCGTTTGCGTTCTGGATGGAATTTCACATCGATTGCACAAACAATACACTGCGATCCATAAATTTCACTAGCATCTTTTAATAATTTTGGATTTTGGAATGCACTGGTGTTGATGGAAACTTTATCGGCACCTTTGTTGAGAACTGCCTTTACATCCTCAATCGTACGGATCCCTCCTCCGACAGTGAATGGTATGAAGAGTTTATTGGCCACCTCTTCTACCAAATGCAAAAGAATGTCTCGTTTGTCAGAGGATGCAGTAATGTCTAAAAAACAAAGTTCGTCTGCTTTGTTTTCTT containing:
- the hisF gene encoding imidazole glycerol phosphate synthase subunit HisF; the encoded protein is MDELTKRVIPCLDIKGGRVVKGVQFVNLIDAGDPVSCAVAYEENKADELCFLDITASSDKRDILLHLVEEVANKLFIPFTVGGGIRTIEDVKAVLNKGADKVSINTSAFQNPKLLKDASEIYGSQCIVCAIDVKFHPERKRYEVYLSGGRTETGRDALDWGKEAQEMGAGEILLTSMDKDGTKDGFDINLMKLFTSHLSIPIIASGGAGNPEHMAEVILRGGADAVLAASIFHFGEFSIQETKQTMKEMGIKVRL